A genomic region of Coraliomargarita sinensis contains the following coding sequences:
- a CDS encoding biotin--[acetyl-CoA-carboxylase] ligase has product MSYENLQFAPREVDEDSVVILKALLEAGDRYVSGSLLAEQLGVSRPAVHGKLDKLREEGFEVDAVRNRGYRIKTLPEVLHPALLRCTLEGRGSKIGLRYFPVLDSTNSEAERRIASGESSPFAIVSSCQTNGRGRLGRVWQSNSADNLYLSVGFEPNIPPQQLQHFTLWAGICICRQLQGFVPKAPLKIKWPNDLHCMGRKFAGMLTEAKLDADRIRSIIFGLGLNVNGNPNDFPDEVRPLATSLHAIHGETLPLNDVAAVVICAIEEAYQTCIQETDTTDKLSDAWEPLDALAGQQVTAIQQGVEITGIASGIDEGGALLLLMPDGSQKAIRAGDVTLKK; this is encoded by the coding sequence ATGAGCTACGAAAATTTGCAATTCGCACCCCGTGAGGTGGATGAGGATAGTGTGGTCATCCTGAAGGCCTTACTTGAGGCAGGTGATCGTTATGTCTCCGGGAGTTTACTTGCGGAACAGCTGGGGGTCTCCCGCCCAGCCGTCCATGGTAAATTGGATAAGCTGCGCGAGGAAGGTTTTGAAGTGGATGCGGTGCGGAACCGTGGCTACCGGATTAAGACACTGCCGGAAGTACTCCACCCTGCCCTGCTCCGTTGCACCCTTGAGGGCCGGGGGAGCAAGATCGGGCTCCGCTATTTCCCGGTTCTCGACAGCACCAACAGCGAAGCGGAGCGGCGCATTGCCTCCGGGGAATCCAGCCCATTTGCCATCGTCTCGAGTTGCCAGACCAACGGGCGCGGACGGCTGGGCCGCGTCTGGCAGAGCAATTCGGCGGACAACCTTTACCTCTCCGTGGGCTTCGAGCCCAACATCCCGCCACAGCAACTGCAGCATTTCACGCTCTGGGCGGGGATTTGCATCTGCCGGCAGCTGCAAGGGTTTGTGCCGAAGGCACCGCTGAAAATCAAGTGGCCCAACGACCTGCACTGCATGGGCCGCAAGTTTGCCGGGATGCTGACCGAGGCGAAGTTGGATGCGGACCGTATTCGCAGTATCATTTTCGGTTTGGGACTGAACGTAAACGGGAACCCGAATGATTTTCCCGACGAAGTCCGCCCGCTCGCGACAAGCCTGCATGCGATCCACGGGGAAACGCTGCCTTTGAATGATGTGGCCGCTGTCGTGATTTGCGCGATTGAGGAGGCGTATCAGACGTGTATCCAAGAAACGGATACGACTGACAAGCTATCGGATGCCTGGGAGCCCCTGGATGCCCTCGCCGGCCAGCAGGTGACGGCCATTCAGCAAGGGGTGGAAATTACCGGGATCGCATCGGGCATCGACGAGGGCGGAGCATTGCTTTTACTCATGCCGGATGGAAGTCAGAAAGCTATACGGGCGGGCGACGTCACTTTAAAGAAATGA
- the carA gene encoding glutamine-hydrolyzing carbamoyl-phosphate synthase small subunit gives MGHSTAGIIAFEDGTVFRGRAFGAAATNVGEACFNTSLTGYQEILTDPSYFSQIVTMTAVQIGNYGINPEDVESDGPKVKGFVVREISPVTSNWRSRQSVQDYLADAGIPGIEGVDTRAITKKLRVTGAMNACISTENISESEAVERAKNFGGLLGVDFVKEVTAKEAYHWDPEQTQSKPFTVVGTELKGPVDPEKRYKIAAMDFGAKQSIYRKLQHHGFDVHVFPATTSAEEIREFNPEGVFLSNGPGDPSAVKYAHKTVKNLIEHYPTFGICLGHQIITHALGAETFKLKFGHRGGNQPVKNLETGKVSITAQNHGFASTREALEKVGAVVTEVNLNDDTVEGLRLKDRPVFCVQYHPEAAPGPNDADPLFIDFYKMVAEHA, from the coding sequence ATGGGACATAGCACGGCGGGAATCATTGCATTTGAAGACGGAACAGTGTTTCGCGGGCGCGCCTTTGGTGCGGCGGCGACAAACGTGGGCGAGGCCTGTTTCAACACCAGCCTGACGGGCTATCAGGAAATCCTGACCGATCCGTCGTATTTCTCACAGATCGTCACCATGACGGCCGTGCAGATTGGCAACTACGGGATCAACCCGGAGGACGTCGAATCGGACGGTCCCAAGGTAAAGGGGTTTGTCGTGCGGGAAATCAGCCCCGTCACCAGCAACTGGCGCAGCCGCCAGTCGGTGCAGGACTATCTCGCGGATGCCGGAATCCCCGGCATCGAGGGCGTGGACACACGTGCCATCACCAAAAAACTGCGTGTCACCGGTGCGATGAATGCCTGTATCAGCACCGAAAATATTTCAGAGTCGGAAGCGGTGGAGCGGGCCAAGAACTTCGGCGGGCTACTCGGCGTGGACTTTGTCAAAGAAGTCACGGCGAAGGAAGCTTACCACTGGGATCCCGAACAGACCCAGTCCAAGCCTTTCACGGTTGTCGGCACGGAGCTCAAAGGGCCGGTCGATCCGGAGAAGCGTTACAAGATCGCCGCAATGGACTTTGGGGCCAAGCAATCCATCTACCGCAAGCTGCAGCACCACGGCTTCGACGTGCATGTTTTCCCGGCAACCACCTCAGCCGAGGAGATCCGCGAGTTTAATCCCGAAGGCGTTTTTCTCTCCAACGGCCCCGGTGATCCCTCGGCCGTCAAGTACGCCCACAAGACGGTGAAGAACCTGATCGAACACTATCCGACTTTCGGCATTTGCCTGGGCCACCAGATCATCACCCATGCTTTGGGTGCGGAAACATTTAAGCTCAAGTTCGGCCACCGCGGCGGCAACCAGCCGGTGAAAAATCTCGAAACCGGAAAAGTCTCGATCACCGCCCAGAACCACGGCTTTGCCTCGACCCGGGAAGCACTGGAAAAAGTCGGCGCAGTCGTCACCGAGGTCAATCTAAACGACGATACCGTGGAAGGCCTGCGCCTGAAAGACCGCCCGGTCTTTTGCGTGCAGTATCACCCGGAAGCCGCTCCCGGCCCCAACGACGCCGACCCGCTCTTTATCGACTTCTACAAGATGGTCGCCGAGCACGCCTGA
- a CDS encoding ArsR/SmtB family transcription factor produces the protein MAPAETNLDLDTLARQLWAIGDPTRLEILRILPTEPTCENACNVSKIAEQIGLSQPTTSHHLRILRQAGIVTNRKMCRDMIYWIDLEASSAVSESLRNVLGGNVWD, from the coding sequence ATGGCTCCTGCGGAAACTAATTTGGACCTGGATACGCTCGCCCGTCAGCTTTGGGCGATCGGGGATCCGACGCGCCTGGAAATTCTCCGTATTCTGCCGACCGAGCCCACCTGTGAAAATGCCTGCAATGTCTCGAAAATCGCCGAGCAAATCGGCCTCTCGCAACCGACGACATCGCACCACCTCCGTATTCTCCGACAGGCTGGCATCGTCACCAACCGGAAAATGTGCCGCGACATGATCTACTGGATCGATCTGGAGGCCAGTTCCGCGGTCAGTGAAAGCCTGCGCAACGTTCTCGGCGGGAATGTCTGGGATTAG
- a CDS encoding rhomboid family intramembrane serine protease: MLYDRPYMRQAPGNEPESAKASMVTTLLVITVGVFVLQQILNVFFPGLGGRGKSLLSEWFALSGENFRQLKVWTVLSYGFLHSTQTLFHILGNMLGLFFIGRILEPILGRQQFLLLYLGSTLIGGLTYLAFHIGGYQPVVGASAAVFGILTVFCFLRPEQPITLLLFFILPITVKPKWLFRVSLAVSIACLLFYELPGAEGAMVAHSAHLGGMLSGILYYRVIYLRGGSPFSRPSAAKPSVELPEWFKRRKGQPTVRKINYTVNRSSSRDELQKEVDRILDKINATGFGSLSDSEKQTLDHAKDILR, translated from the coding sequence ATGTTATACGACCGACCTTACATGCGACAGGCCCCCGGGAATGAGCCGGAGAGCGCCAAAGCCAGCATGGTGACCACTCTATTGGTCATCACGGTCGGGGTGTTTGTCCTGCAGCAAATCCTGAACGTCTTCTTCCCCGGTTTGGGCGGGCGCGGCAAATCATTACTCTCCGAGTGGTTTGCGCTCAGCGGGGAGAATTTCCGCCAGCTGAAAGTGTGGACCGTCCTCAGCTACGGGTTTTTGCACAGCACGCAGACCCTCTTCCATATCCTGGGCAATATGCTCGGGCTTTTCTTTATCGGCCGCATTCTGGAACCGATCCTGGGGCGTCAGCAATTCTTGCTTCTTTATCTGGGCAGTACGCTGATTGGGGGGCTGACGTACCTGGCATTCCACATCGGCGGCTATCAACCGGTCGTGGGTGCGTCCGCAGCGGTGTTCGGTATCCTGACCGTATTCTGTTTTTTGCGCCCCGAGCAGCCGATTACGCTGCTTCTGTTTTTTATTCTGCCCATCACGGTTAAGCCCAAATGGCTCTTCCGTGTCAGCCTCGCTGTCTCCATTGCGTGCTTGTTGTTCTACGAGCTGCCCGGTGCCGAAGGTGCGATGGTCGCGCACTCGGCTCACCTAGGGGGGATGCTATCAGGAATTCTTTATTATCGTGTTATCTATCTTCGTGGGGGATCGCCATTCAGCCGCCCCAGTGCTGCCAAGCCGTCGGTCGAATTACCCGAATGGTTCAAGCGCCGGAAGGGCCAGCCCACGGTACGCAAAATTAATTACACGGTAAACCGCAGCAGCAGCCGCGATGAGTTACAAAAAGAAGTAGACCGCATTCTCGATAAGATCAACGCCACCGGCTTCGGCTCGTTGAGCGATTCTGAAAAACAAACTTTAGACCATGCCAAAGATATCCTCCGTTAG
- the nadC gene encoding carboxylating nicotinate-nucleotide diphosphorylase, with translation MTSQPRYTREDLCTRLQWSDLDTDYLRQLIGLAKIEDLAGAGLAKRPERLGDVTTALMPENVRGHARLVARGPLVICGLGLVGLTLEAYGEGCQFEAACSDGDCLESGDVIGTMQGDAAAMLQAERVLLNFLQHLSGIATETRAYVDALGTSGTVLLDTRKTLPGYRVLQKFAFASGGGVNHRIGLFDRVMLKDNHLAVAGATGGKRLVEAVALARQTCEGLPIEVEVDRIDQIEPVLEAGADIILLDNFTTEELQSAVERIDGAACTEASGGIQLEALSELGQLGLDFISTGAPVHQSTWKDIGLDWE, from the coding sequence ATGACCTCGCAGCCACGCTATACGCGGGAGGACTTGTGCACCCGCTTGCAATGGTCCGATTTGGATACCGACTACCTCCGTCAACTCATCGGTTTGGCCAAAATCGAGGATCTGGCCGGCGCAGGTCTGGCCAAGCGTCCGGAACGGCTCGGCGATGTGACGACGGCACTTATGCCGGAAAACGTCCGGGGGCATGCCCGGCTGGTGGCGCGCGGGCCCCTGGTTATTTGCGGGCTCGGCTTGGTTGGCCTGACGCTGGAGGCCTACGGGGAGGGTTGTCAGTTCGAAGCCGCCTGCAGTGACGGCGACTGCTTGGAGTCGGGCGATGTCATCGGCACCATGCAGGGGGATGCGGCGGCGATGCTGCAGGCGGAACGGGTCCTGTTAAATTTTCTGCAACACCTTTCCGGGATCGCCACCGAGACGCGTGCATATGTCGACGCCCTTGGCACGAGCGGGACAGTCTTGCTCGACACGCGCAAGACGCTGCCCGGCTATCGCGTCCTGCAAAAATTCGCCTTCGCTTCGGGCGGCGGCGTCAATCACCGCATTGGACTGTTCGACCGTGTTATGCTGAAGGATAACCACCTGGCGGTCGCGGGCGCAACCGGCGGGAAGCGTTTGGTCGAAGCCGTTGCCCTGGCTCGTCAAACTTGTGAAGGTTTGCCGATCGAAGTGGAGGTTGACCGGATCGATCAAATCGAGCCTGTCCTTGAAGCGGGCGCCGACATCATCCTGCTGGATAATTTCACCACAGAGGAGCTTCAGTCGGCTGTCGAACGGATCGATGGTGCCGCCTGCACCGAGGCCAGTGGCGGCATCCAATTGGAGGCCCTCTCTGAGCTGGGACAGCTGGGGCTGGATTTTATTTCAACAGGGGCACCGGTGCATCAGAGCACTTGGAAGGATATCGGGCTGGACTGGGAATGA
- a CDS encoding type III pantothenate kinase produces the protein MKTLCIDVGNTSTHYGVVNGRAVSQVGHFPTAGLQEGPSREFYEILAPLSADIASIAFCSVVPAVNANLKASLADAGRPIFQLTHESCQGLDLVYPKPEEIGQDRIANAIAAQEYYGTPAVVIDMGTAVTFDIISDKGYEGGIIAPGLAIMRTYLHDQTALLPELSEADLVKVEGAIGKSTVHAMQLGVAIGFSGMIDALLTRVREQLRKSGGGDPIVLSTGGSVANLTRDWAEKSEFVENLTLLGLAVAARRAGSR, from the coding sequence ATGAAAACGCTTTGTATCGATGTCGGGAACACCAGCACCCACTACGGCGTGGTGAACGGGCGCGCTGTCAGCCAGGTCGGCCATTTCCCGACGGCGGGTCTGCAGGAAGGCCCGTCTCGGGAGTTTTACGAGATCCTGGCTCCGCTGAGTGCAGATATCGCAAGCATCGCGTTTTGCTCGGTCGTGCCGGCGGTGAATGCGAATTTGAAGGCGAGTTTGGCCGATGCCGGGCGGCCGATTTTTCAACTGACTCATGAGAGCTGCCAAGGGCTGGATCTCGTCTACCCCAAGCCGGAGGAAATCGGCCAGGACCGGATTGCCAACGCCATTGCGGCACAGGAATATTACGGCACTCCTGCCGTGGTCATCGACATGGGCACGGCGGTGACCTTTGATATTATTTCCGATAAGGGCTACGAGGGCGGTATCATTGCACCGGGCCTCGCGATCATGAGAACGTATCTACATGACCAGACGGCGCTGCTGCCCGAGCTCTCCGAGGCGGATTTGGTCAAGGTGGAGGGCGCGATCGGTAAATCCACCGTGCATGCCATGCAACTAGGCGTGGCGATCGGCTTTTCCGGAATGATCGATGCCCTGCTCACACGCGTGCGGGAACAGTTGCGGAAAAGTGGCGGGGGTGATCCCATCGTACTGTCCACCGGGGGCAGCGTCGCTAATTTGACACGTGACTGGGCGGAGAAGAGTGAGTTTGTGGAAAACCTCACCCTGTTGGGGCTGGCGGTCGCGGCGCGCCGCGCGGGCTCCAGGTAG
- a CDS encoding ferredoxin, producing MAEKDEKWPENVKGKFYVDEQCIDCDLCRETAPDFFTRNEDGGYSFVYKQPETPEDEELCMEALEGCPVEAIGDDGED from the coding sequence ATGGCAGAAAAAGATGAAAAGTGGCCGGAAAACGTGAAGGGCAAATTCTACGTCGATGAACAATGCATCGACTGCGACCTTTGCCGCGAAACCGCTCCCGATTTCTTTACCCGCAACGAGGATGGAGGCTACTCCTTCGTATATAAGCAGCCGGAGACGCCGGAGGACGAAGAACTCTGCATGGAGGCGCTCGAAGGTTGCCCGGTCGAAGCGATCGGCGACGACGGCGAGGACTAG
- a CDS encoding KamA family radical SAM protein, translating to MYPNDSLENWYKGQGLWSDVAPEDWNNWKWQLKNRIKSVEEIEAHLELTPDERAGCLFANKKLALAITPYFFNLIDREDPDCPIRRQVIPRSGEMKTSPEELLDPVGEENTKPVDGIVHRYPDRVLFLVTDRCAAYCRYCTRSRLVSNAQDYNFHPEFESGLEYIRNTPQIRDVLLSGGDPLLLSNRKLDYLLGELRKIPHVEFVRIGSRIPVFLPQRIDEDLCEIFKKHGPIWMSIHVNHPRECTHALREACERLSFAGVPIGNQSVLLKGINDDSDTMKSLIHRLLMMRVRPYYLYQCDLITGSAHLRADPRKGIEIIKSLRGHTTGYSIPQFVIDAPGGGGKVPINPEYVKKVTDEAIIMRNFSGEEYSYPLVATASDTPDPKAPRLEPILS from the coding sequence ATGTATCCGAACGACTCTCTTGAAAATTGGTACAAAGGCCAGGGACTCTGGTCCGATGTAGCGCCCGAAGACTGGAACAATTGGAAGTGGCAGCTGAAAAACCGGATTAAAAGCGTCGAGGAGATTGAAGCACACTTGGAGCTGACGCCGGACGAGCGGGCCGGTTGTCTTTTTGCCAACAAGAAGCTCGCGCTGGCGATCACGCCCTACTTTTTCAACCTGATTGATCGCGAGGACCCGGATTGCCCGATCCGCCGGCAGGTGATTCCCCGCAGCGGCGAGATGAAGACTTCGCCGGAGGAATTGCTCGACCCCGTGGGTGAAGAAAATACCAAGCCGGTCGACGGTATCGTCCACCGCTATCCGGACCGGGTGCTCTTTCTGGTCACCGACCGTTGTGCCGCCTACTGCCGCTATTGCACCCGCAGCCGCTTGGTCTCCAATGCGCAGGACTATAATTTTCATCCCGAGTTCGAGAGCGGGCTCGAATATATTCGTAACACCCCGCAGATCCGGGACGTGCTACTCAGTGGTGGGGATCCTCTACTGCTCTCCAACCGCAAACTGGATTACCTGCTCGGGGAGCTGCGCAAAATCCCGCACGTTGAATTTGTCCGGATCGGCTCGCGCATTCCGGTCTTCCTGCCACAGCGGATCGACGAGGATCTATGCGAAATTTTCAAGAAACACGGTCCCATCTGGATGAGCATTCATGTCAATCACCCGCGTGAGTGCACCCACGCGCTGCGCGAGGCCTGCGAACGACTTTCTTTTGCCGGGGTACCGATCGGCAACCAGTCGGTCCTGCTGAAGGGGATCAATGACGACAGCGACACCATGAAGTCGCTCATCCACCGCCTCCTCATGATGCGGGTGCGGCCTTACTATCTCTACCAGTGCGATCTCATCACCGGGAGCGCTCATCTCCGCGCGGATCCGCGCAAGGGTATCGAAATTATCAAGTCCCTGCGCGGCCACACGACGGGGTATTCCATCCCGCAGTTTGTCATCGATGCGCCCGGAGGCGGGGGCAAGGTCCCGATCAACCCGGAATACGTCAAGAAGGTGACGGACGAGGCGATTATCATGCGTAACTTCAGTGGTGAGGAATACAGCTACCCGCTGGTGGCGACCGCCTCCGACACGCCAGATCCGAAGGCGCCCAGACTGGAGCCGATTCTATCTTAG
- a CDS encoding DUF5069 domain-containing protein, with protein MTDTELGPTGEICFDLPSPYEPHPCGLLHLPRFIAKIRKHLADDLPKSYQKNFCRGFDRFLCMHLGIDPQQVVEAVREAGDDEIELDRLLGEFFPEELNVAAWNREVTHKGQTEAGREFLSESLTNMGCADMIGTIDCVCDMIDFDEGRIPGFSDQRRKEWEAAR; from the coding sequence ATGACTGATACCGAACTCGGACCGACCGGCGAAATTTGCTTCGACCTGCCCTCTCCCTACGAGCCGCATCCCTGCGGGCTACTGCATTTGCCGCGTTTCATCGCCAAGATCCGCAAGCACCTGGCCGACGACTTGCCGAAGTCCTACCAGAAAAACTTCTGCCGTGGTTTTGACCGCTTCCTTTGCATGCATCTCGGGATCGACCCGCAGCAGGTGGTTGAGGCCGTGCGCGAGGCCGGGGATGACGAGATCGAGTTGGACCGCCTCCTGGGAGAATTTTTCCCGGAAGAGCTCAACGTGGCGGCATGGAACCGCGAGGTCACTCACAAGGGGCAGACCGAGGCGGGCCGCGAGTTTTTGTCGGAGTCGCTCACCAACATGGGCTGTGCCGATATGATCGGCACCATCGACTGCGTCTGCGATATGATCGACTTTGATGAGGGGCGCATTCCCGGCTTCTCCGACCAACGCCGGAAAGAATGGGAAGCGGCGCGGTAG
- a CDS encoding bifunctional GNAT family N-acetyltransferase/carbon-nitrogen hydrolase family protein, which produces MLPFTFTTKNAEIYLRRAEPADLPRLIDLNKRAFPLMAEENVVWSERQLTNHLKLFPEGQVVAEIGGELVGAVASLIVASGRDPYRAHTYAGITDGGYFHNHDASGDTLYGADVYVDPDWQGRGVGAALYEARRRLCQNLNLRRILAGGRLANYAEHADSLTIEAYVEKVKSGELQDPVLSFQLKEGFSVRGILRNYITDPMSLNHASLIEWLNPDYVEHEPSSKVRVACVQYQVRKIESFEDFASQVEYFVETAADYRSDFVLFPEFFSVQLLSVIEPLPAIDGIRHLSKEFTKPFVDLMSRMANKYNLYIIGGSHPIERDGKLQNECMIFDPSGRYISQPKLHITPSEQRYWGISGGDELIVLPTPKARIAVQICYDVEFPEASRYLADQGVEILFVPYCTDDRHGMFRVRKCAEARAIENQIFVATAGIIGNLPSVQAMDIHYGQAAVFTPSDFEFARDGIQAIADSNVETLLVTDIDTEDLYRSRAAGSVTPRLDRRTDLFELKVNLKNMKTDVEMTDGPEIDLPK; this is translated from the coding sequence ATGCTACCGTTTACCTTTACGACCAAAAACGCCGAGATTTATCTACGCCGGGCGGAGCCCGCCGACCTGCCGCGCCTGATCGATTTGAATAAACGAGCCTTCCCCCTGATGGCAGAGGAGAACGTGGTCTGGAGCGAGCGCCAGTTGACGAACCATTTGAAACTCTTTCCCGAAGGCCAGGTCGTGGCGGAGATCGGAGGTGAACTGGTTGGGGCCGTTGCCTCGCTGATCGTAGCGAGTGGCAGGGATCCTTATCGCGCCCACACTTACGCGGGCATTACGGATGGTGGTTATTTCCATAATCACGATGCCAGCGGCGACACGCTCTACGGGGCAGATGTTTATGTCGATCCGGACTGGCAGGGCCGCGGCGTGGGGGCCGCGCTCTACGAGGCCCGGCGGCGGCTTTGTCAGAACCTGAATCTGCGGCGTATTCTCGCCGGGGGTCGCTTGGCGAATTATGCCGAGCATGCCGATTCCCTCACGATCGAAGCATATGTGGAAAAGGTGAAGTCGGGTGAGCTGCAGGATCCGGTGCTGAGCTTTCAGTTGAAAGAAGGGTTCTCGGTCCGGGGTATTTTGCGCAATTATATTACCGACCCAATGAGTCTGAACCACGCCAGCCTGATCGAATGGCTCAATCCGGACTACGTGGAGCACGAGCCCAGCTCCAAGGTGCGGGTGGCCTGCGTGCAATATCAGGTGCGAAAGATCGAGAGTTTTGAAGACTTTGCCAGCCAGGTGGAATATTTTGTCGAGACGGCGGCGGACTATCGTTCGGACTTTGTACTGTTTCCCGAATTTTTCAGTGTCCAGCTCCTCTCCGTGATCGAGCCGCTCCCGGCGATCGATGGGATCCGGCATCTCTCGAAGGAGTTTACCAAGCCCTTCGTGGACCTGATGTCCCGAATGGCGAACAAGTATAACCTTTATATCATCGGCGGGAGCCACCCGATTGAGCGCGACGGGAAGCTGCAAAATGAGTGCATGATCTTTGATCCCTCCGGACGCTACATCAGCCAGCCCAAGTTGCACATCACCCCGTCCGAGCAGCGTTACTGGGGTATCTCCGGAGGCGACGAATTGATTGTGCTGCCGACACCCAAGGCGCGTATTGCGGTCCAGATCTGCTACGATGTGGAGTTCCCCGAGGCCAGCCGGTATCTGGCGGACCAGGGGGTGGAGATTCTCTTTGTGCCCTATTGCACCGATGACCGGCACGGCATGTTCCGTGTGCGCAAGTGCGCCGAAGCCCGTGCCATCGAGAATCAGATCTTTGTGGCGACGGCAGGGATCATTGGCAACCTGCCGAGTGTCCAGGCCATGGATATTCACTACGGTCAGGCCGCGGTATTTACGCCGTCCGATTTCGAATTCGCCCGCGACGGGATACAGGCCATCGCCGACTCGAATGTGGAAACTCTTCTGGTCACCGATATTGATACGGAGGACCTCTACCGCTCCCGGGCGGCCGGTTCCGTCACACCGCGCCTCGACCGGCGCACCGACCTGTTCGAGTTGAAGGTGAATCTGAAGAACATGAAAACCGATGTGGAAATGACGGACGGCCCGGAGATCGATCTGCCAAAGTAA